A single region of the Salvia splendens isolate huo1 chromosome 18, SspV2, whole genome shotgun sequence genome encodes:
- the LOC121777709 gene encoding LOW QUALITY PROTEIN: pentatricopeptide repeat-containing protein At1g71490-like (The sequence of the model RefSeq protein was modified relative to this genomic sequence to represent the inferred CDS: inserted 2 bases in 1 codon), which yields MCYLCQNVHGRGHKHCMSSRFHKLSIGISFHQIERRIPFNWRENXKPVDVLKKTNSQFYLHHENIIGFSEINDNFMVEGLHKTLKHFASQGHLTKAFRIFRIIQHHALASASCDFVEDSLSCLLFSCTERKLLIEGKQLHAQVITWGLQHNHVLVPKLVSHYAAFNSLDDAHFVAANTCSQNPLRWNVLISSYVKRGHFEEAILAYKQMCQKQIKPDNFTYPSILKACAELSNLDFGKEVHMSIDASSLNTDLFVQNALISMYGKCGDLETARSIFNGMLIKDEISWNSMISEYASKDMWNEAFMLFQSMQEAGIQSNVITWNTIAGGCLRTGNFKGALELVGQMRVSLCYLDPVALIIALGASSHICSLKLGKEIHGLAVRNSSIDYVNLKNALITLYSRCGDLTHAYTVFRSIEAKSIISWNSIISGFAQWDRSEEATFLFRELFHMEFKPNYVTLAGILPLCARVANLKHGKELHCYIAKRAEFWGCLLLWNSLIDTYARSGKVSVARRLFDLLDERDAVTYTSMISGYGVQGDGKVALNLFEEMIRSKIKPDAVAMISVLSACSHSGLVNHGQSLFEKMQTVYGISPKLEHFSCMVDLYGRAGLLNKATEILLSMPFKPTPELWATLIGACLVHGNKDIGEWAAGKLLELKPQHSGHYVLIANMYAAAGCWSKLVEVRSFMRDLGVRKDPGCAWVDIGAGVSPFLVDDTSNSQSAEIFLLLRGLTKQMKDVDYAACTASAADKEIIHGNDYS from the exons ATGTGTTATCTGTGCCAAAATGTGCATGGGAGGGGTCACAAGCATTGTATGTCATCTCGATTTCATAAGCTGTCAATAGGCATTTCTTTCCACCAAATTGAAAGACGCATTCCATTCAACTGGAGAGAGAA TAAACCAGTGGACGTCCTGAAGAAAACCAATTCTCAGTTTTACTTGCATCACGAAAATATCATTGGATTTAGTGAGATAAATGATAATTTTATGGTGGAAGGCCTACACAAAACCTTGAAACATTTTGCGAGCCAAGGCCATTTGACCAAAGCCTTTAGGATTTTTCGAATTATTCAACATCATGCCTTGGCATCTGCTTCTTGTGATTTTGTTGAGGACTCACTGTCCTGTCTATTGTTTTCTTGTACTGAACGCAAGTTGCTTATAGAAGGGAAGCAGCTTCATGCCCAGGTTATTACTTGGGGTCTCCAACATAATCATGTGTTGGTCCCAAAACTTGTTTCACACTATGCGGCTTTCAATTCCCTTGACGATGCTCATTTTGTAGCTGCGAATACATGTAGTCAGAATCCTTTACGATGGAATGTCCTTATCTCGTCGTATGTAAAAAGAGGGCATTTTGAGGAAGCTATTCTCGCATATAAACAAATGTGTCAGAAGCAAATAAAACCTGATAATTTCACTTATCCATCTATTCTCAAGGCTTGTGCCGAGCTATCAAATCTTGATTTTGGAAAAGAGGTTCATATGTCAATTGATGCTAGCTCTTTAAACACGGACTTGTTTGTGCAGAATGCACTGATCTCTATGTATGGGAAGTGTGGTGATCTGGAAACTGCTCGGAGTATATTCAACGGAATGctaattaaggatgaaatttcATGGAACTCAATGATCTCAGAATATGCCTCTAAGGATATGTGGAATGAGGCTTTTATGCTTTTTCAGAGCATGCAAGAAGCTGGCATTCAATCAAATGTTATAACTTGGAACACCATTGCTGGAGGTTGCTTGAGGACTGGCAACTTCAAGGGGGCACTTGAATTAGTTGGTCAGATGAGAGTTTCTCTCTGTTATCTAGATCCCGTAGCACTGATTATTGCCTTAGGTGCTTCCTCTCATATCTGTTCTTTGAAACTGGGGAAAGAAATCCACGGACTGGCAGTTAGAAATTCTTCGATTGACTATGTTAACTTAAAAAATGCATTGATTACCTTGTATTCTCGCTGTGGTGACCTTACGCATGCTTACACTGTATTTAGATCAATAGAAGCTAAAAGCATAATATCCTGGAACTCCATCATATCTGGTTTCGCACAGTGGGATCGGTCTGAAGAGGCAACATTTCTGTTCAGAGAATTATTTCATATGGAGTTCAAACCTAATTATGTTACACTTGCAGGCATTTTACCTCTTTGTGCACGTGTGGCTAACCTAAAACACGGGAAAGAGCTCCACTGCTATATTGCAAAGCGTGCAGAATTTTGGGGGTGCTTGCTACTTTGGAATTCTCTTATTGATACTTATGCAAGATCCGGGAAAGTTTCAGTTGCTAGAAGACTGTTTGATTTGCTTGATGAGAGAGATGCAGTTACCTACACTTCAATGATAAGTGGATATGGCGTACAAGGAGATGGTAAAGTTGCTCTCAATCTATTTGAAGAAATGATAAGATCCAAAATAAAACCGGATGCTGTAGCAATGATTTCTGTATTGTCAGCCTGTAGCCATTCTGGTCTTGTAAATCATGGTCAATCACTTTTTGAGAAGATGCAAACTGTATATGGTATCTCTCCTAAACTGGAGCATTTTTCTTGCATGGTTGATCTTTATGGGAGGGCTGGATTACTAAATAAAGCTACAGAAATACTATTAAGTATGCCTTTTAAGCCAACCCCGGAACTGTGGGCTACACTTATTGGAGCATGTCTGGTCCATGGGAATAAAGATATTGGGGAGTGGGCAGCTGGGAAGTTGCTTGAGTTGAAGCCTCAGCATTCAGGGCACTATGTTTTGATTGCCAACATGTATGCTGCTGCTGGTTGTTGGAGCAAACTAGTCGAAGTAAGGTCTTTTATGAGGGACTTGGGGGTGAGAAAGGATCCTGGATGTGCTTGGGTTGATATTGGGGCTGGAGTTTCTCCTTTCTTAGTGGACGACACTTCTAATAGCCAATCAGCTGAAATTTTCCTTTTGTTAAGGGGACTGACTAAGCAAATGAAAGATGTTGATTATGCAGCTTGCACAGCTTCTGCAGCAGACAAGGAAATTATACACGGAAATGATTACTCCTGA
- the LOC121776190 gene encoding glycine-rich protein A3-like, which yields MEGGNNKHDGSDDKDKGLLSNLAAYAAGAGHYPPHGAYPSAPYPPHGYPPAGYPPSGYGYPPPHGYPHGGYPPAGYPPPPPAGYPGASHSGHGMGGLLAGGAAAAAAAYGAHHMAHGMHRPHGGFYGHHGKLKHGKFGKRWKHGMYGKHKFMKRWK from the exons ATGGAGGGTGGAAACAACAAACATGATGGTTCGGACGACAAGGACAAAGGGCTGTTATCTAATCTTGCTGCGTATGCTGCTGGAGCAGGACATTATCCTCCCCATGGAGCTTACCCTTCTGCACCATATCCTCCCCATGGCTACCCTCCAGCTGGTTATCCACCGTCGGGATATGGGTATCCTCCGCCACATGGATATCCTCACGGAGGGTATCCACCAGCAGGGTACCCTCCTCCTCCCCCGGCAGGTTATCCTGGCGCATCTCATTCAG GGCATGGAATGGGAGGACTCCTTGCCGGAGGTGCAGCTGCAGCCGCTGCTGCTTATGGTGCTCACCACATGGCTCATGGGATGCACCGGCCTCATGGTGGTTTCTATGGCCACCATGGGAAGTTGAAGCATGGCAAGTTTGGGAAGCGCTGGAAGCATGGCATGTATGGGAAGCACAAATTCATGAAAAGATGGAAGTGA